The genomic window GGTCGTGGCGGGAGATGGGGCGGACCGTCATCGACCAGATGGAAGCGGGGAAGTACCGCCGCGAAGAAGCGGTTCCGTTCTTCGTGACCGTCGGCCGGGTTTCCGAGAGCGGGCCGTGATCACCGCGGAGCGCTCACTCACTCCCCGGACTGAATGACGATCCGATCGTTCACCGTCTCGACGCGGCTGACGGGGATCTGTAGCCGGTCATCGCCGTCGGCTCGAGCGGTGTCGCCCGTCGAAGCCCGTCCGCGAGCGTCGACGACGAGGTCGCGGAGCGCGCCGGACTCGAGGTCCATCGTGATGGTATAGAGCGTGCCGAAGTCAGTACCGTCGATTCCGACGACGGGCTTTCCGTCGAGGTTTCGTGCGAGTATATCGCTCATACGTCCCCGGGCCACGTCCTGTAATAAATGATTTTGGTAACGAAAACTGTCAGGACCCCGCTCTAACGCGTCGGACCGCCACAGCAATGGTGTCACGACGCTACTAGCATGTATGGCCGCGATCGAACTCGAGGGGCTCACCAAATCCTACGGGGAGGTCCTCGCCAACGACGATGTCACGTTCGATGTCGAGCGCGGCGAGATATTCGGCTACCTCGGCCCGAACGGCGCGGGCAAGACGACGACGATCCGGACGCTGCTCGGATTCATCTCGCCGACCGCCGGCTCGGCGCGGCTGCTGGGCCGCGACGTGACCGACGAGGAGCAA from Natrinema versiforme includes these protein-coding regions:
- a CDS encoding PRC-barrel domain-containing protein, with protein sequence MSDILARNLDGKPVVGIDGTDFGTLYTITMDLESGALRDLVVDARGRASTGDTARADGDDRLQIPVSRVETVNDRIVIQSGE